One genomic segment of Pseudorca crassidens isolate mPseCra1 chromosome X, mPseCra1.hap1, whole genome shotgun sequence includes these proteins:
- the CXHXorf66 gene encoding LOW QUALITY PROTEIN: uncharacterized protein CXorf66 homolog (The sequence of the model RefSeq protein was modified relative to this genomic sequence to represent the inferred CDS: inserted 1 base in 1 codon; substituted 1 base at 1 genomic stop codon), producing MNLFIYVLLLPIWTNTCLNTNQSDEPSTTGAKHRESMETKLDNFRRHLLIIIIGVMIIAFVYTCFCFLHYYCMSDDAPKAGTVKKEGVMAKSSRSSKILFGDSKTVSLCSPEKQSMLSGIDKLSGLSSPGKASAPSSTEKLIRPLSQEKSSHQEKSHRXHSLEKARKQAHAHXLVNQVSSSYPNKANRPPWLASLQYLVRPTKTPCSPYPQNQSLPKPSSLQKLTKRHRHPILKRSVSAGRADVLSRPQPVKSCLCYKEKCLVCRAASEFFVNNISEAKKKNTQNPPFPRELKPFSKSFHKIDSRHNALCGNANDSHMMTDYSDGDSDKEITIICNIKCKEVIYKTTHEIIKGSIKIKTTHEEANLHQLFYAHRPLRP from the exons AtgaatctttttatttatgtCCTACTTTTACCCATTTGGACAAATACTTGTTTAAATACAAACCAAAGTGATGAACCGTCTACTACAG GAGCCAAGCACCGTGAATCAATGGAGACCAAACTGGACAATTTTAGGAGACATCTACTCATTATCATAATTGGTGTTATGATCATAGCTTTTGTTTATACCTGTTTTTGCTTTCTCCATTATTACTGTATGAGCGATGATGCCCCCAAAGCAGGAAC gGTCAAGAAAGAAGGTGTAATGGCTAAGTCATCCAGGTCATCCAAAATATTATTCGGTGACTCCAAGACAGTTAGTCTGTGCAGTCCAGAAAAACAATCCATGCTGTCCGGTATAGACAAGCTATCTGGGCTCTCAAGTCCAGGAAAGGCATCTGCACCATCCAGCACAGAAAAGTTAATCAGACCTTTGAGTCAAGAGAAGTCATCCCACCAGGAAAAGTCACATA AACACAGTCTAGAAAAGGCACGTAAGCAGGCTCATGCCCATTAGCTAGTCAATCAAGTCAGTTCATCCTATCCCAATAAGGCCAACAGGCCACCTTGGCTAGCCAGTCTACAATATCTGGTCAGGCCAACCAAAACTCCTTGTTCACCCTATCCACAAAATCAAAGCTTGCCCAAGCCATCCAGTTTACAGAAACTCACCAAACGCCACAGACATCCTATTCTAAAGAGGTCAGTTAGTGCAGGTAGGGCAGACGTATTATCTAGGCCTCAACCAGTCAAGTCTTGTCTATGCTACAAGGAAAAATGCCTTGTTTGCAGAGCTGCTTCTGAGTTTTTCGTCAATAATATTTCAGAGGCGAAGAAGAAGAATACTCAAAACCCACCTTTTCCACGTGAACTGAAGCCTTTTTCCAAGTCCTTTCATAAGATAGATTCCAGACACAATGCACTCTGTGGCAATGCGAATGACAGTCATATGATGACAGACTACAGTGATGGGGACAGTGACAAGGAGATAACCATTATCTGCAACATAAAATGCAAGGAAGTCATCTATAAAACCACCCATGAAATAATTAAGggctcaataaaaattaaaaccacccaTGAAGAAGCAAACTTACACCAACTGTTTTATGCTCACCGTCCTTTAAGACCCTGA